Proteins encoded by one window of Gouania willdenowi chromosome 4, fGouWil2.1, whole genome shotgun sequence:
- the dda1 gene encoding DET1- and DDB1-associated protein 1, whose translation MEKAEFLKGLPVYNKSNFSRFHADSVCKASNRRPSVYLPTREYPSEQIIVTEKTNILLRYLHQQWDKKNAAKKREQEQGESDSPAPPRKIARTDSQEMNEDS comes from the exons ATGGAAAAG GCTGAATTCCTGAAAGGACTTCCTGTCTACAATAAGAGCAACTTCAGCAGGTTTCATGCAGATTCCGTTTGTAAAGCATCT AATCGCAGACCATCAGTGTATCTTCCAACACGAGAATATCCTTCTGAACAGA TAATAGTAACAGAGAAAACCAACATCCTACTGCGTTACCTCCACCAGCAGTGGGACAAAAAG AATGCAGCAAAGAAAAGAGAACAGGAACAGGGAGAGAGCGACAGCCCAGCACCCCCAAGGAAGATTGCCAGGACAGATAGCCAAGAGATGAATGAGGActcataa